From a region of the Lactuca sativa cultivar Salinas chromosome 4, Lsat_Salinas_v11, whole genome shotgun sequence genome:
- the LOC111905009 gene encoding uncharacterized protein LOC111905009 — protein MPPPHAAAPSASMPPLSSPLYKQKSWSPDVHRDEEWMRRKGKHLHRRRRKSKSVTDEDIDELKACIELGFGFDNSSPNLDDRLSTTLPALGFYYAVNKQYHDTISKSSSMSSSSSSSSISYSSPPSEADLSSPSNTSHTIINRGDNPQTVKTRLRQWAQVVACSVRLSSSSSSP, from the exons ATGCCTCCGCCTCACGCCGCCGCTCCATCCGCCTCTATGCCGCCGCTCTCCTCCCCTCTCTACAAACAGAAGTCATGGTCGCCGGACGTACACCGAGACGAGGAATGGATGCGACGGAAGGGGAAACACCTCCACCGTCGTCGTCGGAAGAGCAAAAGCGTCACCGATGAAGATATCGACGAACTCAAAGCTTGCATCGAGCTTGGATTCGGATTCGATAACTCTTCTCCCAATTTGGATGATCGCCTTTCAACTACTTTACCAGCTTTAGGCTTCTATTACGCCGTCAACAAGCAGTATCACGACACGATCTCCAAGTCTTCATCCATGTCATCGTCGTCTTCTTCCTCATCGATTTCATACTCATCTCCTCCCTCGGAGGCTGATTTATCTTCACCATCGAACACCTCTCATACCATAATCAACCGAG GGGATAATCCACAAACGGTGAAGACAAGATTGAGACAATGGGCGCAAGTTGTTGCTTGTTCGGTGCGactttcatcatcatcatcatcaccatga